AACAGCACTGGCAGAAGCAAACTTCTTTGGAGACCCGACTTCCTCTAATTATGTTCTTAAGTATGCGCATAACCTAACGATAACTCCGTTAAACGTCACTCAATTCGCTATCATTACTCCGGATATTGTTGATAACATCTCTAAAAACAAGAAAAACATTTATGCTTTCATGATGGCTCCCATTTTTGAGTATTACTACAAATTCTATAAAAAATCTGTGCCAGGTATTATAGGTGCGCCTATTCATGATCTTCTAACGATAATTCTTGTTAAAAATCCTAACGTTGTGGATTACATATATTATGATGCCCATGTAATTGAGGGTATAGAAGCAAGGGGACAGTCCTATATTGACCTTCGTCCCACAAGTAAAACAGGAAATACAAGTATTGCTGTCCATCTCCATTACGAAGCGTTTTTAAAAGAGTTTACTAAAGTTATGTTACCTGAGTGATTTCGTGTGAAAAGGGGAGTGAAGGACGTGTCTTCCGCATAAGGGGGCAATTCTTAAATGGAATTGTTCTCTTTTTCATTCCATCATTTATAAAATTTTGAAAGTGGTCTAGAATTGTAAGTGTCAGCGTTATCATTAAAGGGAGAGAAGGATATGGATACTCATTGGGTTGCTGAACGATTTAATCATTTTGCGATTTTAGAGTGTGAAGGTTCAAGTGAACTTTATAAAAATTTGTCCCTGCAGATTGCGAAAGATCATGATTTATTAGAGTTATGTCTATATGCTCGACAAGGACAGCCTATTCCAAATTTGCTCTTTGGTGCTGTCCATTATTTACTACTCCAAGGTACTGATCACGAACTAAAGGAATACTACTCAAGTATAGTCGATAACACTAAGAAAGATAGTCACTCCTTCGCATTATTTAAAGATTTTTGCCTGAAAAACGTAACGAATATAAAGTCCATTTTAAAAAATAAGCGGGTGCAGACTAATGAAGTCCGTCGTTGTGCTTATTTATATCCTGTATTCTGTTACATTTATCAGCAGACTAATAAACCGCTCTCTCTTATAGAAATCGGGACAAGTGCAGGTCTCCAGCTGTTATGGGATCATTATTCTTATTCATACGAGAAGGATCATCTTTATGGCAATGAAGATTCCTTTGTACATTTAACCTCTAAAGTGCGTGAAGGAGGACTTCCTCATCAATTATTATCTCTAAACCCTCCAGTTAATGATCGACTAGGGATTGACTTACATATTAGTGACCTTACCGATGAAGAAGATTACTTATGGTTAAAAGCCCTAATATGGCCAGAACATAAGGACAGATTTGTAAACTTTGAAGACTCTGTTAAGCAATTAAGGTTACATCCTCCTCATCTTATCGAAGGAGATGGCGCAGCTCTATTATCAGAGGCAGTAGAAGAAATTCCTCCTGATACGACACTTTGTATCTTTCATACTCATGTAGCTAATCAGATGCCACGTAGTGTTAAAGAAAGTTTACTACAAAAAATAAATGAAATTGGCGGCCAAAGAGATATTTTTCACATTTACAATAATATGGAGGATAGAAAGCTGCATGTAGATTCAATTTTAAATGGAAAAGTCCAGAAGAAAACTGTTGGGGAAACAGATGGACATGGCCGTTGGTTTGATTGGAAATTATCGGGCGATTGTTCCATATAACGTGGCCGTTTAATCCTTATAAAACTTTTACTAATAATAAGGAGGAATTAATATGACAAAAAGAAATACGGAGTTGTCAGTAGAGCAGCGTGAAGAACTATTCAGAACTTTGAAAGCCCGTTTTGAAAAAAACATGAACCGCCATAAAGATGTTAAATGGGCTGAAGTACAAGCTAACCTCGAAGCTCATACTGAAAAGATGTGGTCTCTTCATGAAATGGAAGGAACTGCCGGTGAACCGGATGTTGTGGGTTATGATAAAAAGACTAATGAATATATTTTTTATGATTGTTCAGCGGAAAGTCCTAAAGGCCGCAGAAAGGTTTGTTACGACCGTGAAGCGCAGGAGTCAAGGAAAAAATACAAACCAGAGAATAACGCTAGTGATATGGCAGCTTCAATGGGCATTGAACTTTTAACGGAAGAACAATACCGGGAGCTGCAGGAGCTTGGAAATTTTGACTTGAAAACATCGAGCTGGGTGCAAACACCTGCTCATATTAGAAAACTTGGCGGTGCCCTCTTTTGTGACCGTCGCTACGATACTGTCTTTGTGTACCACAATGGAGCAGAATCCTACTATAGTGCAAGGGGGTTCCGTGGATCGCTAAGGGTCTGAATTTTGCACAGACATCTAGTTTGCGAGTCAGCCCGAAGAATCATCTCCCAGCCAGCATCCAGCGTAAAGTAAAACACTCCCTGCTTCTAAGAGGCAGGGAGTGTTTTACATTTAGTTATGCTGCGTCGTTTGTACCCTTATTGTTCTCATTTGATTTTGATTTAAAGCCGGCCAAGAACAAGAGGGCTAGGATGAGAATGATTCCTCCAATGATGATAATATTGGAATCAAAAAGATTGATCAGATTACCTAGCACGATTCCAACTACACCGAAGTCAGCATCCCCGAACGTTGTTCCCTGGAACCCTAGTGTGCCTAGAACTGGCAGCAAGAGGGCTGGCAGGAAGCTGATCATTACACCGTTCGCCATGGAGCCGATAATCGCTCCTCTTCGACCGCCGGTTGCATTACCGAAGACTCCGGCCGCTGCACCTGTGAAGAAGTGAGGGACTAGTCCGGGAACGATTACTTTCAAACCTAGTAAAGGTAAGAATAGCATGCTGACGAGTCCAGCGATGAAGCTGAATAGGAAACCGATGATGACAGCGTTTCCAGCGAATGGGAAAATGGCTGGGCAATCAAGCGCAGGTTTAGCGTGAGGGACGATTTTATCCGCAATTCCTTTGAAGGCTGGAACAATTTCAGCAAGAAGCATACGCACACCGGCTAAAATGATATAAACACCAGCTGCAAATGTAAGACCCTGCATAAAGGCGAAAACCAGGAAGTTCTGTCCACCGCTTAGTTCTCCTTCCACGAAGGCTGGACCGGCTGCAGCTGCGACGACAAAGAACAGGATGACCATGGTTAACGCTACGGAAACAGAGGTGTCTCTGAGAAAGCCGAGTGATTTTGGAACTTTGATATCCTCTGTCGATTTTGAACCTTTTCCG
This window of the Halobacillus sp. Marseille-Q1614 genome carries:
- a CDS encoding DUF2332 domain-containing protein, with translation MDTHWVAERFNHFAILECEGSSELYKNLSLQIAKDHDLLELCLYARQGQPIPNLLFGAVHYLLLQGTDHELKEYYSSIVDNTKKDSHSFALFKDFCLKNVTNIKSILKNKRVQTNEVRRCAYLYPVFCYIYQQTNKPLSLIEIGTSAGLQLLWDHYSYSYEKDHLYGNEDSFVHLTSKVREGGLPHQLLSLNPPVNDRLGIDLHISDLTDEEDYLWLKALIWPEHKDRFVNFEDSVKQLRLHPPHLIEGDGAALLSEAVEEIPPDTTLCIFHTHVANQMPRSVKESLLQKINEIGGQRDIFHIYNNMEDRKLHVDSILNGKVQKKTVGETDGHGRWFDWKLSGDCSI
- a CDS encoding DUF4256 domain-containing protein; this translates as MTKRNTELSVEQREELFRTLKARFEKNMNRHKDVKWAEVQANLEAHTEKMWSLHEMEGTAGEPDVVGYDKKTNEYIFYDCSAESPKGRRKVCYDREAQESRKKYKPENNASDMAASMGIELLTEEQYRELQELGNFDLKTSSWVQTPAHIRKLGGALFCDRRYDTVFVYHNGAESYYSARGFRGSLRV
- a CDS encoding PTS ascorbate transporter subunit IIC, with translation MIDLIMKDILGTPAILVGLFALIGLLVQRKNSGDVVSGTLKTVMGFVILGAGANVLVQSLDQFSSMFDEAFAVNGVIPNNEAIVALAQESFGTETAMIMLFGMIVNILLARFTPFKYIFLTGHHTMFMACLIAVILITGGFSGITMIILGSVILGALMVLSPAMLQPFTRKVTGSDDFAIGHFGSVGYLVSALVGKAVGKGSKSTEDIKVPKSLGFLRDTSVSVALTMVILFFVVAAAAGPAFVEGELSGGQNFLVFAFMQGLTFAAGVYIILAGVRMLLAEIVPAFKGIADKIVPHAKPALDCPAIFPFAGNAVIIGFLFSFIAGLVSMLFLPLLGLKVIVPGLVPHFFTGAAAGVFGNATGGRRGAIIGSMANGVMISFLPALLLPVLGTLGFQGTTFGDADFGVVGIVLGNLINLFDSNIIIIGGIILILALLFLAGFKSKSNENNKGTNDAA